A region of Allocoleopsis franciscana PCC 7113 DNA encodes the following proteins:
- a CDS encoding ferritin-like domain-containing protein, protein MNTKNYGVRSEPIDQTTGENVHFNIPLQPLPFETAGLDLPHVGEADKLGCILSAALGNRFGDSLSSKRSSALYWDADYFGLHKVKIFQDSSLEEQAAILQIANRGLLEEAYFVEKAGMGYMAKMALLAETTEERMLYSLFAANEATHLRQISAFLPDRPVGSDDTFLRFLADLVESQDKTVLLFTIQLVLEGWGLSHYRSLAKGCCDRTLSQVLTGFLQDEARHHGTGLILFEQTSVSSQSRAVIVETLFSFLQMIRVGPQRVVGAIAQVKGDLTRSQKIHILEELDTETHSGTRLNLLRSLMRGEASEAIVQALSVRGAFEPLPASQCL, encoded by the coding sequence ATGAACACTAAAAACTACGGGGTAAGGTCAGAACCCATCGATCAGACAACAGGCGAGAATGTACATTTCAACATTCCCTTGCAACCATTACCCTTTGAAACGGCAGGATTAGACTTACCCCACGTCGGGGAAGCGGATAAGTTAGGATGCATCCTGTCTGCGGCGCTAGGAAATCGGTTCGGCGATTCCTTATCTTCAAAGCGTAGCAGCGCCCTATATTGGGATGCGGACTACTTCGGATTGCACAAGGTAAAGATTTTTCAGGATTCCAGCTTAGAGGAACAGGCCGCCATTTTGCAAATTGCTAATCGCGGATTGCTGGAAGAGGCGTATTTTGTCGAAAAAGCTGGCATGGGCTATATGGCAAAAATGGCGTTGCTGGCAGAGACAACAGAAGAACGGATGCTTTACAGTTTGTTCGCCGCGAATGAAGCTACCCATCTCAGACAGATTAGCGCTTTCCTGCCCGATCGCCCTGTTGGTTCGGACGATACATTTTTGCGCTTCCTCGCAGATTTAGTCGAGAGTCAGGATAAAACGGTGTTGTTGTTTACGATCCAGCTAGTACTGGAGGGGTGGGGGTTGAGTCATTATCGCAGTCTGGCTAAAGGTTGTTGCGATCGCACCCTAAGTCAAGTCTTAACCGGATTCCTGCAAGACGAAGCACGACATCACGGGACTGGATTAATTCTATTTGAGCAAACATCGGTTTCTTCGCAAAGTCGAGCCGTCATTGTCGAGACACTCTTCTCTTTCTTGCAGATGATTCGCGTCGGCCCTCAGCGAGTGGTGGGAGCAATTGCTCAAGTTAAAGGGGATTTGACGCGATCGCAAAAAATCCACATCTTGGAAGAACTCGACACCGAAACCCACAGTGGCACTCGGTTAAATCTGCTGCGTTCTCTGATGCGAGGGGAAGCCTCAGAAGCGATCGTGCAAGCACTCTCAGTAAGAGGAGCTTTTGAACCTCTTCCGGCAAGTCAGTGTTTATAG
- a CDS encoding aromatic ring-hydroxylating dioxygenase subunit alpha yields the protein MTVNSHRVRSTRKTQIFNHAGCFIEGWYWAIPSSKLKAGQVKPVTLLGRELAIYRGTDGKVVALDAYCPHMGAHLAEGKVEGCRIRCFFHNWQFDEQGKCIDTPSLGKPVLVSVRTWPTAEQYGMVWVWTGETPQQPVPFVPELQDEECNIAFGSRFVKNCHPNVLLINAIDAHHFNTVHNLPLQIVFEKRELNQNAITFSNTTRGGEESFLIKLLRPFYKNAVTYSMCYWYGSTGTVTLGPDFLHFHIMFALRLIEDGKTEGQTIMITRKRSGLGGWIFNRIVLWLTQQVGNYFAKGDSQVFQTIKFDLKTPTPADRSILQFIEHVEGQKPLLWGTWESAKD from the coding sequence ATGACGGTAAATTCACACAGGGTTCGTTCAACTCGTAAAACCCAGATTTTTAACCATGCAGGCTGCTTTATCGAAGGGTGGTACTGGGCGATTCCCTCTAGTAAGCTTAAAGCTGGTCAGGTCAAACCCGTAACCTTGCTCGGACGAGAATTAGCAATTTACCGGGGAACGGATGGGAAGGTAGTCGCGCTAGATGCTTACTGTCCGCATATGGGCGCACACTTGGCAGAAGGCAAGGTTGAAGGGTGCCGAATCCGCTGTTTTTTTCACAATTGGCAGTTTGACGAGCAAGGAAAGTGCATTGATACGCCATCTTTGGGTAAACCCGTCCTAGTTAGCGTGCGAACTTGGCCTACAGCGGAGCAGTACGGTATGGTTTGGGTATGGACGGGGGAAACGCCACAACAACCCGTACCTTTTGTACCCGAACTTCAGGATGAAGAGTGCAATATTGCTTTTGGTTCTCGCTTTGTGAAGAACTGTCACCCCAATGTGTTGCTGATTAATGCGATTGATGCTCATCACTTCAATACTGTTCACAATCTGCCTCTACAGATTGTGTTTGAGAAGCGAGAATTGAATCAAAACGCAATTACTTTTAGCAACACAACAAGGGGTGGGGAAGAGTCTTTTTTAATCAAACTCCTTCGCCCGTTCTACAAAAATGCAGTCACTTACAGTATGTGCTATTGGTACGGCAGCACAGGTACAGTCACCTTGGGACCAGATTTCCTGCACTTTCATATTATGTTTGCCCTGCGACTAATTGAGGATGGTAAGACTGAAGGTCAAACTATTATGATTACCCGCAAGCGTTCTGGATTGGGTGGGTGGATTTTTAACCGAATTGTACTCTGGTTAACTCAGCAGGTCGGGAATTACTTTGCTAAGGGGGATTCTCAAGTTTTTCAGACAATTAAGTTTGATTTGAAGACTCCCACTCCAGCCGATCGGTCAATTTTACAGTTTATTGAACACGTAGAGGGGCAAAAACCCTTGCTATGGGGTACGTGGGAAAGCGCGAAGGATTAA